In a single window of the Streptomyces sp. HUAS ZL42 genome:
- a CDS encoding alpha/beta fold hydrolase, with protein MVGNPAQRNVFVPHAFPEKQVDLGEITMNYVEAGSPENPALLLLPEQTGSWWSYEPSIGMLAESFHVFAVDMRGQGRSTWTPRRYSLDNFGSDLVRFIALVVGRPVIVSGCSSGGVMAAWLSAYSMPGQIRGAICEDAPLFASELVPAFGHGVRQHEVGTMFQMWNRHLGDQWSVGDWAGLMKAIDDSPSAITSAMLFPDPSQPTQAMKEYDPEWARSFYDGTVAVNCPHDIMLKQVKTPVLITHHQRHEDPETGILGPGALSDAQAMRAKQLIESAGQRCDYQDHPTALHMMHQFDPELFTKVVVEWAETLN; from the coding sequence ATGGTCGGAAACCCTGCGCAGCGCAACGTGTTCGTCCCGCACGCCTTTCCCGAGAAGCAGGTCGATCTCGGGGAGATCACCATGAACTATGTGGAGGCGGGCTCTCCCGAGAACCCGGCTCTGCTTCTCCTTCCGGAGCAGACGGGGTCGTGGTGGAGCTACGAGCCGTCGATCGGGATGCTCGCTGAGAGCTTCCACGTCTTCGCCGTCGATATGAGGGGCCAGGGCCGCAGCACCTGGACCCCGCGGCGGTACAGCCTCGACAACTTCGGCAGCGACCTCGTCAGGTTCATTGCACTCGTCGTCGGCCGCCCGGTCATCGTCTCCGGCTGCTCCTCGGGTGGCGTGATGGCGGCCTGGCTGTCGGCGTACTCCATGCCGGGCCAGATCCGCGGTGCGATCTGCGAGGACGCTCCGCTGTTCGCCTCCGAGCTGGTCCCCGCGTTCGGCCACGGCGTCAGACAGCACGAGGTTGGCACCATGTTCCAGATGTGGAACCGGCACCTCGGCGACCAGTGGTCGGTCGGTGACTGGGCGGGCCTCATGAAGGCGATCGACGACTCCCCGTCCGCGATCACCTCGGCGATGCTGTTCCCTGACCCCTCGCAGCCCACGCAGGCCATGAAGGAGTACGACCCCGAGTGGGCGCGCTCCTTCTACGACGGCACCGTGGCCGTGAACTGCCCGCACGACATCATGCTGAAGCAGGTGAAGACCCCCGTACTGATCACTCATCACCAGCGCCACGAGGATCCGGAGACCGGCATCCTGGGCCCCGGGGCGCTCTCGGATGCTCAGGCGATGAGAGCCAAGCAGCTGATCGAGTCCGCCGGCCAGCGATGCGACTACCAGGACCACCCGACGGCGCTCCACATGATGCACCAGTTCGATCCTGAGCTGTTCACGAAGGTTGTCGTGGAGTGGGCGGAAACGCTGAACTGA
- a CDS encoding NAD(P)/FAD-dependent oxidoreductase: protein MKLNRIVVVGGSIAALTAAETLRIEGFDGSITVLSDEKVPPYTRVPLSKSALAGRESEDDLTLPAMSDDVDLRLHTRAEGLDVHRRLVHTREGSVPFDGLVIATGARARTVGHRRGGERVLRDIEHSRSLRADLATASSVLVVGGGFLGMEIASTCRELGKDVTVVDREPPLERLLGPLVGARIRDAAHLAGVRIRVAAGDVELVGGKTPSGARIANDEVLEADMVVSAVGDLPNIEWLLGSGLRLNGGVLVDAWCRARPNIVAAGDVAVQAGPDGSSRRTPSWTNAIEQARAAAQALLRAESAAPYRPSHYYWTEQFGLDVKMVGPPGSDGTPTISEGSLDCPPALLEWHTSGTAYRVVALNHGIRPAKLKRLVPAHHSRAVLR from the coding sequence GTGAAGCTCAACCGCATCGTCGTCGTTGGCGGCTCGATCGCGGCGCTGACTGCCGCCGAGACCTTGCGCATCGAGGGGTTCGACGGATCGATCACGGTTCTCAGCGACGAGAAGGTCCCGCCCTACACGCGCGTGCCGTTGTCGAAAAGCGCGCTCGCGGGGCGCGAGTCGGAGGACGACTTGACCCTTCCCGCGATGTCGGACGACGTGGATCTGCGTCTTCACACGCGGGCCGAAGGGCTCGACGTGCACCGGCGACTCGTCCACACCAGGGAAGGCTCGGTCCCTTTCGACGGCCTCGTCATCGCCACGGGCGCCCGTGCCCGCACCGTGGGTCATCGGCGCGGGGGTGAGAGGGTTCTGCGGGACATCGAGCATTCCAGGTCCCTCCGCGCAGATCTCGCCACTGCATCGTCGGTACTCGTCGTCGGAGGCGGATTCCTCGGGATGGAGATTGCGTCGACGTGCCGTGAGCTCGGTAAGGACGTGACTGTCGTCGATCGGGAACCCCCACTCGAACGCTTGCTTGGACCACTCGTGGGCGCAAGGATTCGCGATGCCGCCCACCTGGCAGGAGTGCGGATTCGTGTCGCCGCGGGCGACGTCGAGCTCGTCGGCGGGAAGACGCCAAGCGGTGCGAGAATCGCGAACGACGAGGTCCTCGAAGCGGACATGGTCGTGTCGGCCGTGGGCGACCTTCCGAATATCGAGTGGCTGCTCGGCAGCGGACTCCGTCTCAACGGGGGAGTTCTCGTCGACGCGTGGTGCCGCGCCCGCCCAAATATCGTCGCGGCAGGCGACGTAGCGGTCCAGGCCGGCCCAGACGGGTCGAGCAGACGAACACCTAGTTGGACCAACGCCATTGAACAGGCCCGCGCGGCGGCACAAGCGCTGCTTCGAGCTGAGAGCGCGGCGCCGTACCGGCCGTCGCACTACTACTGGACCGAGCAGTTCGGTCTCGATGTGAAGATGGTTGGGCCGCCCGGCTCCGACGGTACGCCGACGATCAGCGAGGGTTCGCTCGATTGCCCGCCGGCACTTCTCGAATGGCATACGTCAGGCACTGCCTATCGCGTGGTTGCCCTGAACCACGGGATTCGCCCGGCCAAACTGAAGCGCCTGGTCCCTGCACATCACTCTCGTGCTGTACTCCGATGA
- a CDS encoding transporter, with protein MTLDVLSAGVLDPVGSAARAPVIVAFLIFIGVSLLWTFTLAAGEEESPEGLYLADRSLSPTFNGVALAGEQISVLTVLQTAGGVALIGYDGFTFALDVLIALGVLLLLAQRIRNSGRYTLGDLFSLRASGRGPRIAAAVVTLAITIPVLMVQLVAAGISAALLIGMPTDHAVVACTLLMGCLVACFAALAGLRGTSFIHVAKVPITLATLTVVTLLALRKFEWDPGSLLSAAVDRSVAPDRYLKPGLWLDTAGLGPLNAFGNHIVAILGLAMMPHLILRIAGSRSGRTARRSARTAVWLSGIFVLLLITTGFSAAAVVGAADLGAVDASGQSAPIQLASEVLGHGSTGRVVLITVMACVVFLAVLTTVTSVTFAAAVSLAHDVFAREGRSRSDTQEVRALRLAAVVVCGVAVSLAAALHNYQAQFLIAFSMAVAASCIFPALIYSFFWRGFNRRGLLWSVSGGLLLCAVFTVFSPTVSGSPIALWPEARFDWYPFQSPGLGAVPAAFFLGWLGSVTSPGDSETAFRRIEYRLLTGTEARRQASDARR; from the coding sequence GTGACCCTGGATGTCCTGAGTGCGGGGGTGCTCGACCCGGTGGGCTCAGCCGCGAGGGCCCCCGTCATCGTCGCCTTTCTGATCTTCATCGGAGTGTCACTCCTGTGGACCTTCACGCTCGCCGCAGGAGAGGAGGAGAGCCCGGAAGGGCTCTACCTTGCCGACCGGTCCCTCTCCCCGACCTTCAACGGTGTCGCCCTGGCGGGAGAGCAGATCTCGGTTCTCACCGTGCTGCAAACCGCCGGGGGCGTGGCTCTGATCGGCTACGACGGATTCACTTTCGCCCTCGACGTCCTGATCGCCCTCGGTGTACTGCTGCTCCTCGCGCAGAGGATACGCAACAGCGGCCGTTACACACTCGGTGATCTCTTCTCCTTGCGGGCGTCAGGTCGAGGGCCCCGAATCGCCGCCGCCGTCGTGACGTTGGCCATCACGATTCCCGTCCTCATGGTGCAACTGGTTGCCGCCGGTATCAGCGCGGCCCTCCTGATCGGCATGCCGACCGATCATGCCGTGGTGGCGTGCACCCTGCTCATGGGCTGCCTGGTCGCTTGCTTCGCCGCGTTGGCGGGTCTGAGAGGTACGAGCTTCATCCATGTCGCCAAGGTGCCGATCACCTTGGCGACGCTGACGGTGGTCACACTGCTGGCCCTCAGGAAATTCGAGTGGGATCCCGGTTCGCTGCTCTCGGCCGCGGTGGACAGGAGCGTGGCACCGGACCGCTATCTGAAGCCGGGGCTCTGGCTGGACACAGCGGGGCTCGGTCCGCTCAACGCGTTCGGCAACCACATCGTCGCCATCCTCGGTTTGGCCATGATGCCGCACCTGATCCTGCGGATCGCCGGGTCCCGGAGCGGTCGTACCGCGCGGCGGTCCGCGCGTACGGCCGTGTGGCTCTCCGGCATCTTCGTCCTCCTGCTGATCACGACGGGCTTCTCGGCGGCCGCTGTGGTCGGCGCCGCGGACCTCGGCGCGGTCGATGCCTCGGGGCAGTCCGCCCCGATCCAGCTGGCGTCGGAGGTACTCGGTCACGGCTCGACGGGGCGCGTCGTGCTCATCACCGTCATGGCGTGTGTCGTCTTCCTCGCGGTGCTCACGACTGTGACCAGTGTGACGTTCGCTGCCGCCGTCTCCCTCGCTCACGACGTGTTCGCGCGAGAGGGGCGCAGCCGCTCCGACACCCAGGAGGTGCGGGCCCTGCGCCTGGCCGCCGTCGTCGTGTGCGGCGTCGCCGTTTCGCTGGCCGCCGCCCTGCACAACTACCAGGCCCAGTTCCTGATCGCCTTCTCGATGGCCGTCGCGGCGTCGTGCATCTTCCCCGCGTTGATCTACTCGTTCTTCTGGCGCGGATTCAATCGCCGAGGGCTGTTGTGGTCGGTCTCCGGGGGACTGCTGCTCTGTGCCGTCTTCACGGTTTTCTCCCCGACCGTGTCGGGTTCCCCCATCGCTCTGTGGCCGGAAGCACGTTTCGACTGGTATCCGTTCCAGTCGCCCGGCCTGGGCGCCGTTCCCGCGGCGTTCTTCCTTGGGTGGCTCGGCAGCGTCACCTCGCCGGGAGATTCCGAGACCGCTTTCCGGCGCATCGAATACAGACTTCTGACCGGGACGGAAGCCCGACGGCAGGCCTCTGATGCGCGTCGGTAG
- a CDS encoding ferredoxin, which yields MRVSADTARCEGHGLCEEVAPSVYELDDDAVVTVAHEEVPPELERLAEAGAQVCPVAALKVIR from the coding sequence ATGAGGGTCAGCGCAGACACGGCGAGGTGTGAAGGGCACGGTCTCTGCGAGGAGGTCGCGCCCAGCGTGTACGAACTCGATGACGACGCGGTCGTCACGGTCGCCCACGAGGAGGTGCCGCCGGAGCTCGAACGGCTCGCCGAAGCCGGGGCACAGGTGTGTCCCGTTGCGGCGCTGAAGGTGATCCGGTGA
- a CDS encoding acetoacetate--CoA ligase, producing MSELFSADGPAEAPLVQGSRLAEFAARAAQRYGIVLDDYWQLHEWSITEPEQFWAEVWDQFGVVASAPYRSVLARRTMPGATWFEGARLNYVDQVMRFADRPGAALVSIAEDGGRCELSWPQLRSAVASFASALRSMGVEQGDRVVGYLPNGQESVIAFLAAASLGATWAGCASDYGVSAAADRLQQLEPTVLVAATAYSFDGKVRDRREEVVALVGRLGVRAVVTVPRAGLDVEHAAYGSVRHERWQDVCSPDSAEQLVTAQVAADHPLWVLFSSGTTGIPKGIVHGHAGVVAMSLAASALQVDIGPGDTFFWYTTTNWMLWNSVVSTLLSGVTAVTYEGGPFFPTADRLWQIVADERVTVFGTSPGHLLGCASQGLRPNEHHAFPQLEQIMVSGAPAPASLYQWVADAVSPSVPLISSSGGTDVVGAFVSGAPPLPVVPGEIPGPVLGTAVEAFDENGAPVRDEVGELVVTLPMPSMPVRFWNDPDGSKYRAAYFETFPGVWRHGDWVTHTSRGSLVVHGRSDSTLNRNGVRIGSADLYQIIEGSDGVAEAMVIGVERPNGSYRMPMFLVPHAGQAIDEAEIGRLRQKLRTEGSPRHVPDEFHVVEALPHTKTGKKLEVPIKRILQGARAEDVLSEGAIDRPDVIASYVALAKRWDAEDADNPEPGKRRRD from the coding sequence ATGAGCGAACTCTTCTCCGCCGACGGGCCGGCTGAGGCCCCCCTGGTCCAAGGGAGCAGACTCGCCGAGTTCGCCGCTCGTGCCGCGCAGCGGTACGGCATCGTCCTGGACGACTACTGGCAGCTGCACGAGTGGTCGATCACCGAGCCGGAGCAGTTCTGGGCCGAGGTCTGGGACCAGTTCGGCGTCGTCGCATCGGCGCCGTACCGGTCGGTCCTTGCCCGCCGCACCATGCCGGGAGCCACGTGGTTCGAGGGAGCTCGCCTCAACTACGTCGACCAGGTGATGCGGTTCGCCGACCGACCCGGTGCGGCGTTGGTCTCGATCGCCGAGGACGGCGGGCGCTGCGAGCTGAGCTGGCCCCAGCTGCGGTCGGCCGTCGCCAGCTTCGCCTCGGCACTGCGCTCCATGGGCGTCGAGCAGGGGGACCGGGTCGTCGGATACCTCCCGAACGGGCAGGAATCCGTCATCGCCTTCCTCGCTGCGGCCTCGCTCGGCGCGACGTGGGCGGGGTGCGCTTCCGACTATGGAGTCTCGGCAGCCGCCGATCGCCTGCAGCAGCTCGAGCCGACGGTACTGGTGGCCGCCACGGCGTACAGTTTCGACGGCAAGGTCAGGGATCGCCGAGAAGAGGTCGTCGCCCTCGTCGGCCGGCTCGGCGTCCGCGCGGTCGTCACCGTTCCCCGCGCCGGACTCGATGTCGAGCACGCCGCGTACGGTTCGGTACGGCACGAGCGCTGGCAAGACGTCTGCTCCCCCGACTCGGCGGAGCAACTCGTCACCGCGCAGGTGGCCGCGGACCATCCGCTGTGGGTGCTCTTCTCATCCGGTACGACAGGAATCCCGAAAGGGATCGTGCACGGTCACGCCGGTGTGGTCGCGATGAGCCTCGCGGCGTCGGCCCTGCAGGTGGACATAGGTCCGGGTGACACGTTCTTCTGGTACACCACGACGAACTGGATGCTGTGGAACAGCGTCGTCTCCACCTTGCTGTCCGGGGTCACGGCGGTCACCTATGAAGGTGGCCCGTTCTTTCCGACGGCCGATCGACTGTGGCAGATCGTCGCCGATGAGCGCGTCACCGTGTTCGGCACCAGCCCGGGCCACCTCCTGGGGTGCGCGTCCCAAGGACTGAGACCGAACGAGCACCACGCGTTCCCCCAGCTCGAACAGATCATGGTCAGCGGAGCGCCGGCACCCGCCTCGCTCTACCAGTGGGTAGCCGATGCGGTCTCGCCGTCGGTGCCGTTGATCTCAAGCAGCGGTGGCACGGACGTGGTCGGCGCGTTCGTCAGCGGGGCACCTCCGCTCCCGGTCGTCCCCGGTGAGATCCCCGGCCCGGTGCTCGGCACGGCGGTGGAGGCCTTCGACGAGAACGGGGCACCGGTCCGCGACGAAGTGGGCGAGCTGGTGGTCACGCTTCCGATGCCGAGCATGCCTGTCAGGTTCTGGAACGACCCGGACGGGTCCAAGTACCGAGCCGCGTACTTCGAGACGTTTCCGGGCGTCTGGCGCCACGGTGACTGGGTGACGCACACGAGTCGGGGTTCGCTCGTGGTGCACGGAAGGTCCGACTCGACCCTCAATCGCAACGGCGTGCGCATCGGGTCGGCTGATCTCTACCAGATCATCGAAGGTTCGGACGGTGTCGCGGAGGCGATGGTGATCGGAGTCGAGCGCCCGAACGGCAGCTACCGGATGCCGATGTTCCTCGTGCCGCACGCTGGACAAGCCATCGACGAAGCGGAGATCGGCCGACTCCGGCAGAAGCTACGCACAGAGGGATCACCGCGCCACGTGCCCGACGAGTTCCATGTGGTCGAGGCGCTCCCGCACACCAAGACCGGCAAGAAACTCGAGGTTCCGATCAAGCGCATCCTGCAAGGCGCTCGCGCCGAGGACGTGCTGAGCGAGGGCGCGATCGATCGCCCCGACGTGATCGCGTCCTACGTTGCGCTCGCCAAGCGCTGGGACGCCGAAGACGCCGACAACCCCGAGCCTGGCAAGAGAAGGAGAGACTGA
- a CDS encoding DUF485 domain-containing protein, with the protein MQLRHIGSLREATQRAQRAFLVVNAVPFVGGIALSSFTDVPALRVRGELTLGVIWGILQCGLFVVTAWLYESRSARSCDPLERSLTSGEFQAGTPGAARATGPGW; encoded by the coding sequence GTGCAGCTGCGACACATCGGCAGCTTGCGCGAGGCCACCCAGCGCGCTCAGCGCGCCTTCCTCGTCGTCAACGCGGTTCCCTTCGTCGGCGGCATCGCGCTGTCCTCCTTCACCGACGTCCCCGCACTGCGCGTGCGCGGGGAGCTCACTCTGGGCGTGATCTGGGGCATCCTGCAGTGCGGACTCTTCGTCGTCACGGCCTGGTTGTACGAGAGTCGAAGTGCGCGCTCGTGTGATCCTCTCGAACGGTCCCTGACGTCCGGTGAGTTCCAGGCCGGGACGCCGGGGGCTGCTCGCGCCACCGGTCCGGGGTGGTGA
- a CDS encoding fumarylacetoacetate hydrolase family protein produces the protein MRIATRAGRTVLVSPDSATVVDLAKASEGAFGPDPRQVFDAWEELVGWYAAATVDFAAGDRYEFSELEAPSPDPRQVFAIGLNYRDHADESGLTYPEKPTVFTKFLGSFAGPAGDLALAGETVDWEAELVVVIGKPTRCVAAEDAWSHVAGLTVGQDFSERTFQLTGPAPQFSLGKSFVGFAPQGPWLVSPDELPDPDRLSITCTVNGETVQSGSTDQLIFPVSTLISHLSFVLELSPGDVIFTGTPSGVGGARKPPWFLREGDVVETTIEGIGTMRHVCVKAQ, from the coding sequence ATGCGAATCGCGACGAGGGCAGGGCGAACGGTTCTGGTGTCGCCCGACTCCGCCACCGTGGTCGACCTCGCGAAGGCGAGCGAGGGGGCATTCGGGCCCGACCCTCGGCAGGTCTTCGACGCCTGGGAGGAACTGGTTGGCTGGTACGCAGCCGCCACCGTCGACTTCGCCGCGGGCGACCGGTACGAGTTCAGCGAGCTCGAGGCGCCTTCGCCGGACCCCCGGCAGGTGTTCGCGATCGGACTGAACTACCGCGATCACGCCGACGAGTCAGGCCTCACCTACCCCGAGAAGCCGACCGTGTTCACCAAGTTCCTCGGCAGCTTCGCCGGGCCGGCAGGCGACCTCGCTCTCGCGGGGGAGACGGTCGACTGGGAGGCCGAGCTAGTCGTCGTGATCGGCAAGCCCACGCGCTGCGTCGCGGCCGAGGACGCCTGGTCGCACGTCGCCGGGCTCACCGTCGGGCAGGACTTCTCCGAGCGCACCTTCCAGCTGACAGGGCCTGCGCCGCAGTTCTCGCTCGGCAAGTCCTTCGTCGGCTTCGCCCCGCAGGGCCCGTGGCTGGTCTCTCCGGACGAACTGCCGGACCCCGACCGGCTTTCCATCACCTGCACCGTCAACGGCGAGACCGTGCAATCCGGCTCGACCGATCAGTTGATCTTCCCGGTTTCGACGCTGATCTCGCACCTGTCGTTCGTGCTGGAACTCTCCCCGGGCGACGTGATCTTCACAGGTACGCCATCGGGTGTGGGTGGTGCCCGCAAGCCACCGTGGTTCCTCAGGGAAGGCGACGTCGTCGAGACTACCATCGAGGGCATCGGCACGATGCGTCACGTGTGCGTCAAGGCGCAGTGA
- a CDS encoding cytochrome P450, which produces MTRASHLVASDVDLFSHALLEDPHPVLRELRDLGGAVYMRRHDFYVLTRYEDVRAAVRDWRTFTSARGTGLVPELNAGQIGGVLASDPPEHDSLRAVLSEQVSPRAIHKLRGDIGRQAAELVDAVVPLGRFDAITQLAQRLPVQVVADLIGLPDEGRENLIPGADAAFAAFGPLTPELQERLPYLVAFLEWIEQVGTRDQLAPGSWGAAVLDAVDEGRLPADKAFPLMRAFLVAGMDTTVNGIGSMLRIFAERPDVWEEVRNNPKLAGAAFEETLRLESPVQAFFRETTRDAEIDGTTVPAGSRVCLHFGSANRDERHFVDPNRFDLHRGALDHLAFGNGVHGCAGQGLARLEARAIVSALAERVTTFELAGSPVRHYNPVIRGLQELPIAVTTRARTKGVRS; this is translated from the coding sequence ATGACCCGAGCCAGCCACCTGGTCGCCTCGGACGTGGACCTGTTCAGCCACGCCCTTCTTGAGGATCCCCACCCGGTCCTGCGGGAGCTTCGCGACCTCGGCGGCGCCGTGTACATGCGGCGGCACGACTTTTATGTCTTGACGCGCTACGAGGACGTGCGAGCAGCCGTTCGGGACTGGCGAACCTTTACCTCGGCGCGCGGCACCGGGTTGGTTCCCGAGCTCAACGCGGGTCAGATCGGCGGGGTTCTCGCCTCGGATCCGCCCGAGCACGATTCGCTCCGCGCGGTGCTGTCGGAACAGGTCTCACCTCGGGCCATCCACAAGCTTCGCGGTGACATCGGCCGGCAGGCAGCCGAGCTCGTAGACGCCGTCGTTCCGCTCGGCAGGTTCGATGCGATCACCCAGCTGGCCCAGCGGCTCCCGGTCCAGGTGGTCGCCGACCTGATCGGACTTCCTGACGAGGGTCGAGAGAACCTGATTCCCGGAGCCGATGCAGCCTTCGCCGCTTTCGGCCCGCTCACCCCGGAACTCCAGGAACGCTTGCCGTACCTGGTCGCGTTCCTGGAATGGATCGAGCAGGTGGGGACTCGCGACCAGCTCGCTCCAGGCAGCTGGGGAGCCGCTGTGCTGGACGCGGTCGATGAGGGGCGACTTCCGGCAGACAAGGCGTTCCCGCTCATGCGCGCGTTCCTGGTCGCCGGAATGGACACCACGGTGAACGGCATCGGATCGATGCTGAGGATCTTCGCCGAGCGGCCGGACGTCTGGGAGGAGGTCCGGAACAACCCGAAACTCGCTGGAGCGGCCTTCGAGGAGACTCTTCGTCTCGAGTCACCGGTCCAAGCATTCTTTCGTGAGACAACGCGTGACGCCGAGATCGACGGAACGACGGTGCCTGCTGGCAGCCGGGTGTGCCTCCACTTCGGATCCGCCAACCGTGACGAGCGTCATTTCGTTGATCCCAACCGGTTTGACCTGCACCGAGGCGCACTCGACCACCTGGCCTTCGGCAACGGAGTGCACGGGTGTGCTGGCCAAGGGCTCGCGCGGCTGGAGGCGCGGGCGATCGTTTCGGCGCTCGCAGAGCGCGTCACGACCTTCGAGCTCGCGGGGTCCCCGGTCCGCCACTACAACCCCGTGATCCGCGGCCTGCAGGAACTACCCATTGCGGTCACGACGCGTGCGAGGACGAAAGGTGTCCGTTCATGA
- a CDS encoding GntR family transcriptional regulator, whose translation MARTGSATTTRSNEVLQRLRSDILNGRLAPASKLGFAELGARYDVSSGVLREVLPRLVEQGLATSEAQLGFRVVDVSVHNLTQLTEARVAIETFVIREAVAHGAIAWESDVVAKHHALERIGRASTGVEISEDWLVAHEAFHLAILVGCGNRYLYEAAARLRSISEVYRCWSTPESRRTHRDIEAEHRAIMEATVGRDADLAASLSERHIRLTTELAIASQQTPESA comes from the coding sequence ATGGCTCGAACTGGATCCGCGACGACCACGCGCTCCAACGAGGTGCTGCAGCGACTTCGCTCGGACATCCTCAACGGACGTCTTGCCCCTGCGTCGAAGCTCGGCTTCGCCGAGCTGGGCGCACGCTACGACGTCAGCAGCGGAGTGCTTCGTGAGGTGTTGCCCCGGCTCGTCGAGCAGGGTCTGGCGACCTCCGAGGCACAGCTCGGGTTCCGCGTCGTGGATGTCTCCGTGCACAACCTCACCCAGCTCACCGAAGCGCGTGTCGCCATCGAGACCTTCGTGATCCGCGAGGCTGTCGCACACGGCGCCATCGCGTGGGAGTCGGACGTCGTCGCCAAGCACCACGCGCTCGAGCGGATCGGCCGCGCGAGCACCGGCGTAGAGATCAGCGAGGACTGGCTCGTCGCGCACGAGGCGTTCCATCTCGCGATCCTCGTCGGCTGCGGAAACCGCTACCTCTACGAAGCGGCTGCACGCCTCCGGTCGATCTCGGAGGTCTACCGCTGCTGGTCGACTCCTGAGAGTCGCCGGACGCATCGCGACATCGAGGCCGAGCACCGCGCGATCATGGAGGCCACCGTCGGCCGCGACGCCGACCTCGCGGCCAGTCTCAGCGAGCGGCACATCCGGCTCACCACCGAGCTGGCGATCGCCAGTCAGCAGACGCCCGAGTCCGCCTGA
- a CDS encoding ATP-binding protein gives MAPLARRLRRRRAALVVRITGLAGHLRRAHEDDVYWPLDHNPRAPSQARRLIRDQLTRWGLDEQADTAELLVTELVTNALTHARGPIRLSLSRSLLKGALRCGINDASPLPPRLRHTRYDEEHGRGLHLVDELATRWGSRHLADGKTVWFELRTTSAVPRLPRLSLWPSKRRRIPSPEVPSPRTTSPGATAGGFGDTGETGATGATHVLAAG, from the coding sequence GTGGCACCGCTGGCACGCCGGCTGCGACGGCGCAGGGCTGCCCTCGTCGTGCGGATCACAGGCCTGGCCGGTCACCTGCGCCGGGCACACGAGGACGACGTCTACTGGCCACTGGACCACAACCCGCGCGCCCCGTCTCAGGCGAGGCGGCTGATCCGTGACCAGCTGACCCGATGGGGACTGGACGAGCAGGCCGACACCGCCGAGCTCTTGGTCACCGAGCTGGTCACCAACGCCCTCACGCACGCGCGGGGTCCGATACGTCTGAGCCTGTCCCGGTCCCTTTTGAAAGGGGCACTGCGCTGCGGTATCAATGACGCGAGCCCCCTCCCGCCCCGGCTGCGCCACACCCGGTACGACGAGGAACACGGGCGGGGACTGCACCTTGTTGACGAGCTCGCCACCCGGTGGGGCTCACGGCACCTCGCGGACGGCAAGACCGTCTGGTTCGAACTGCGCACGACCAGTGCCGTACCCCGCCTCCCCCGACTCAGCCTGTGGCCGTCCAAACGCCGCAGGATCCCATCACCCGAAGTCCCGTCCCCCCGCACCACATCGCCCGGCGCAACAGCGGGCGGGTTTGGCGACACCGGGGAAACGGGGGCGACCGGGGCAACGCATGTGCTGGCGGCGGGTTGA
- a CDS encoding VOC family protein — protein sequence MALHRLTGITMGVPDVMTTAGYYTEFGLTPTASEGSNQIARFSTQDGGEQLTLKRTDLRRLLELGVGVDEPDDLDRVAGSLRRLSLTYERTDAGITAVDLGTGVKVNVSIAPRIESRPAREPSYNAPGRPVRTNERADGVMREGPVKPRKLGHVVLGSTDYEASERFFIEGIGFKVSDLVSDVAAFIRCSSDHHNVLIQRAPVSFLHHTSWIVDDVDEIGRGARNMLAAEPARHVWGLGRHTVGSNFFWYLKDPAGNFSEYSSDIDCIVDDALWKPEVWEGVRAMYEWGPPPPPSFLAPDDLAELMAGAHTS from the coding sequence ATGGCACTGCACCGACTGACCGGGATCACCATGGGTGTGCCCGACGTCATGACGACGGCAGGGTACTACACCGAATTCGGGTTGACACCCACCGCATCGGAGGGCAGCAACCAGATCGCACGCTTCAGCACCCAGGATGGTGGCGAGCAGCTCACCCTCAAGCGCACGGACCTGCGGCGGCTGCTCGAACTGGGAGTCGGCGTCGACGAGCCCGACGACCTCGACCGCGTCGCCGGCAGCCTGCGGCGGCTCAGCCTCACCTACGAGCGGACCGATGCCGGCATCACGGCCGTCGATCTCGGCACCGGCGTGAAGGTCAACGTCTCGATCGCTCCCCGTATCGAGTCCCGGCCCGCCCGGGAGCCGAGCTACAACGCGCCCGGCCGGCCCGTACGCACCAACGAGCGGGCCGACGGCGTCATGCGAGAGGGCCCGGTCAAGCCGCGCAAGCTCGGCCACGTCGTGCTCGGCTCGACCGACTACGAGGCGTCGGAGCGCTTCTTCATCGAGGGCATCGGATTCAAGGTGAGCGACCTCGTCTCCGACGTTGCCGCCTTCATTCGCTGCTCGTCCGACCATCACAACGTGCTCATCCAGCGGGCGCCGGTGTCGTTCCTCCACCACACCTCGTGGATCGTCGACGACGTCGACGAGATCGGCCGCGGAGCCCGCAACATGCTCGCCGCGGAACCCGCGCGCCACGTCTGGGGGCTTGGCCGGCACACCGTCGGCTCGAACTTCTTCTGGTACCTCAAGGATCCTGCCGGCAACTTCTCCGAGTACAGCTCCGACATCGACTGCATCGTCGACGACGCGTTGTGGAAACCAGAGGTGTGGGAGGGAGTGCGGGCGATGTACGAGTGGGGTCCGCCGCCACCGCCGTCCTTCCTCGCTCCCGACGACCTGGCCGAGCTGATGGCCGGTGCGCACACCTCATGA